Below is a genomic region from Verrucomicrobiota bacterium.
ACTATCCCGGAAACAATGGTGGTTCCCCTTGTAGAGAAACAGGGAAAGCTTCTTATTTTAGAGCCCAGCGAAAGTGGTCGCTGGAAAGGATTTCATCGTTTTCCTTTTTACGACCAAAAAGCCTTTTCGTTAGATGAAAAGTTTGCCACTTTCACTTTCAATATTACTAAGTACAAAATAACAGCTCATTTACACCACGCTCAACTCAACACAGCCCCTAAACCTCAACCATTTATATGGCTCTCTCCTGAAGAGTTAACTCAGCTCCCTCTGCCCAACCCACAACGTAAAATCTTAATGCTCTATAAAAACAAAGTCGCCTCTCAATAGTTCAAAAAACCTTAGAAATTCTAGAAGTTGTTTGAAAACTTTGCCATGTCCTCAGGGAAACTGATTAGGATTACCCTGCTAGTGGCTGAGCTAGTGCTTGCCAAATCTTAGATTTTTTAGACTTCTTGAGTTCCTCAAGCTCTGCAGCTTGTTCTGCCGTTAGTGTTGCTTTGATAGCGGCAGATCGCTCCAAAATTAGCTTGCGTATTTTTAATTTTCTTCCAGTGACATCAGGAACCTCTTGTATTTTCTTATAGGTATCTTCGTAAATACCTTTTACTTTTTCCCTTTGCTCGTCTGTAAGCTCAAGTTCATCGGCTAACACTTTTAGCCTTTTTTCAATTTCCTTACTTTCAGCAGTCTCTTCAGCATAAGAAATAACTGTATGCGTTAGAAAAAGCGCTCCTATTATTAGTGTCATCTTTAATGTAATATCTTTCATAAGGCTTGGTACATACTTTCCGTAAGAGTTAATTTTTTACATAAGCTTAAGGCTATACAGTAGTATAGTGTATCTAATTGGTTCCTAATTCCTAGTGAATTTTTACTATGCTGTTTGCTAAAGGTGAGTTAGACATAAAAGCATTAAGCATGATTACTGGTTTTACTTGTTATTTGTTTGCTTATTGATTCTCAATAGATTCCTCTTGCTTTATTCTTAAACAGAACGAGTCTCTAGCATCGCTTGCCCAAGGATTTGAGTATTTTTATCTGCCATAAAGTTTTTTTCTACCCACGCCCTACCATTAGCACCTAATAGGTCACACAATTCCTTATCATTGGCTAAGCGGTCTACTGCTTCCGCAATTTGAATTGGCTGCGTCGGATCTACAGTGAGACCTGTGATCTCATGTTCAATCACTTCTAAAACCCCATCGGTCATGGACCCAATCACAGCTAGTTGATGACTTAATGCTTCAGGAATAACATTGGGAATACCATCTCTATCCCCCTGTTGATCCACAACTCCACTGTGAATGAAAATATGAGACTTTGCATAAGTGCTTTGAACTTCTTCAGGCTTCATAGCACCGGGAAAATGAACACTGTCTTCTAATTGGTATTTTTCGCGTAACGCCTCTAGACTACTCCTTAGAGGGCCTTCACCAATAATAACTAAGTCAAAAGAAATACTGCGCTCTTTTAAAATCTTACAAGCCTCAAGCTGATATACTTGTCCTTTCTTCTGCACTAATCTGCCAACACTAACTAGTCGTATTACCTCACTCTGTCTATTGCGATGATTGTTAGCATCGGGAAGCTTCGGCAATCCTCTCCTGGCTAAGACTACCTTCAAATCGTTGCGCGCCGTCATTTTTTTCAAATAACGCTCATTGGACTCCGTCGTCGTATGAACAAACGCACAGGAACTTAACTTATCCTTGAGAAAAGGATCTCCACCGAAGCGATAGATATCATAAGCATGACCTCCAAAGCTGAAAGGAATCTTACTGAGTGATCCCATAATAGCGGCTGCAGTCGCCGGACCCGTGGCCCAGGCTCCATGAGCTAACAGATACCCACCAGTGCGTAATTGGTCTACATGATTAATAGCACAAACCAAGCCTAATAAACTATGGAACCACGCGTCTACACCTACAAATTTTCGTCCAAAAAATAATCGCATCCCATAGGAGAAAAGCGCTGGCTGGCGCAACCATTCCTTAAAAAACTTAAACGGGAAAAGCACTAAATCTAAGACATTGCCATAGTGCACAAGATGTCCATGGGGAGGAGTAGACTTGCGCATAAATTTCGGCAAGCAAAATAATGGATATATCTCCACTTGAATCCCCTGGCTCATGAGACCAGATACTTCTCGTTGGATAAAAGTTTGAGAAAGCGTGGGATACCTATAGACAAAGTAGGCTATTTTCATAGAAAACTAGAGATCATACAAAAAATACATGCCCTATGCTCATCAATCTGCCAACGGATGAGCAACATCGCGCAACAACGCACTTCTCTTGACCAAAACTTCTGTTTTCTGGCCTAAAAGATCGATCAAAATTTTTACCCTATCTTTTGCAGGCATCACTTGCTTGACTAAAGCACTGACCCCATGGAAAGGACCCTCTGTCACCACAACTTGATCACCTTCACCTAGAATATCTTCCACTTCAATGACTTCGTTATCCACTGTGTAATGCTTGAGTTCACAAATAATTGATTCATCTACAACTGCATACTTTCCACCGAACCTCAATACAGAACTCACTCCATGGGCTGATCGAATCATAGGAATCATTTCCGGTGTTACTCGAGCAAAGAAATAACGAGGAAAGAGAGGCTCAGTCACCCAAACAACCTTTGAACGCACCAGTTTTTTAAAACGAATTTTAGGCAGAAAATTTTCAACGCCATATTGCTTAGCCATACATGCAACACTGATCATTTCATGTTTAGGCTGGGACTGAAGACAAAGCCACTGGGCATTATCGCCCTCTTTTCTATCTTCAAGTAATGGTAAAATCATGAGCTACAACTCTATTAATGCATTCAAGGGCCTATTAAAAAACTGTTCAAAGCAGGAACTGCTTCTGATGTTTTTTTGCGCCAGCGATTGAGTTTATCTAATCGATTTTGGATAAACTCTTTTTTGTCCTTTGAAAAATTCTCGCCTGCTACCTCTAGGGTAGCCAATCTTTGGCCCAAATCATCTACACCTGGAGCAACCCTCTCTTTTAAAAAACCGGAAACCAAATGACTTAAATTTGTCTCAGCTTGAAAATAATCTCTTCTTTCCCCTGCAACATATACCGTTTTGATCGCCCCTATTGTCCTCAATTCCTTGAGCCCTTGACTTGTTGCTCCCTTGCTTAATTTTAACCGTAAGATGAGATCATCCATAGATAAGGGCTCCTGGGAGATGAATAGCAACCCATAGAGCTCTCCAACTGATTTTGGTAAGCCTATAAACTTCACTATGCTAACGCAGATATCAAGCATCTGAACTTCTGTTTCAGATAGGGTCTCCTCATTCGAACCCTTTGGACTGTTGATACTATTTTGTGTCGCCGTAGCCATCATTTGTTAAAGTAGAATAAAATTCATTTTGTTCAATAAAAAATGAACAAAATGAATTTTGCCCTTAATTCTCATTAACGATGAAACGCTTCCGCCTGTGATTTGGTAAGGGAGATCAGCTATTTAGAGAAGATCTTTTTAAAAATACCTTTACTTTTCACTTCTTGAGTGAGTTTATCTGCTTTGATTGGAGCCGGTCCGCCTTCTGATCGTATACTTGGGTTTTGTTGAAGCACTCTTTTTCTGGTAATTACGTCATCGGCCAAACGTAAACGGTGACTTAGAATCTGACACATACCCACCATCAACATACTGGCTGCTTGAGGAATCTGATCAAAGAAATCTTGTAGCGCGAAAGCATCTAGATGCCATAGCACTACTGTATCAATGACTTTAATGCTGGCTGAAGCAGGCCCAGGCTCAAAAACGCTTAACTCGCCAAAGCAATCACCCTTCTCTAGAAAGCCAAGAGAGATTTGCTCGCCGGCATAGTCGAGAAGGACCTCTACCTTACCGGCAACAATAAAATAGAGTTTCTTTTGCTCTTCCCCTTGCTTGATAAGTATTTCATTGGCGGCAAACTCTCCAAAAACTCCATAGAACTTCAGTGCCTCGAGATGCTCAGGTTTGATATGGCTTAATATTCCTACAGGTTGTAAATCAGCAAAGACTTCTCCTTCAGACACCATTGCACTCCCTGTTGACTTTTACGCAGCAAAACATACTCAACAGTTATTTAAAACTACTAGCCTCCAAAAGAAAGCTTTTTCACTTTTGCGTAAGTGCATGCGTTAAGAACATCAATAACACGTTGATGTTTAGCATCAGGATCAGGTCGTATAACCACAGATTGATCGGAATCAACTTCAACTAATCTTTTCAGTCGGTCTTTAAGACTTGCCAGCTCAGTATCCTCTGGCTCACCTATGGGATTTTTATTAAAACTGACAGAGCCATCTTTATAAATGAGTATGTTAACAGGTGGATTTAAAACTTTCTGTTCGGTCTTCACTTTCTCCGAATTCGTAGGAACTTGAACACCGAGCTCATTTTCGACAATCTTTTCGCCGGCAGCTACTGTAAATGCCGCCAAAAGAACAAACATAAGATTCACCATCGGCGCAATCTGTAAGCCTATATCTGGCTCAACATCAGGTTTGAATGCCTTCTTTGCCATATTTTTACTTATTCTCCTGGGTTGAGAACGTCACATTGATGATACCCACTGATCCGCAAACTTTCATAATATCTCTAACCATCCGGTAGGGAACATCCCCACTTGCGCGCACGAGAACGCGGTAAGTCGCGACGTCGACACCTAGATCATTTGCAATATCCATACTCTGGATTAATTGAGCTTTAATATCTTCGGGCTCTTCGTATTTAGCATCACCTATCTGTATGGTGTTATTGCCTAAGAGGTTGTAAACATTAATAATCGTCTCACCAGGTGATTTTTGAGGATCCAAAGCATCTACAGCCTTTGGCAAACTAACTTCAGCTACTTGCTGCATAATCTCCATATTAGCGGTGGCTACGAAGAAAATAAGTAAACACATCAATACATCACACATCGTGGATATCTGAAACTCTGGATCTTGCTCCTGTTCCTCAAACTGTGATGCTCGACGCGCCATAACCAACGATGTTAAAAAAAGATAAAAATATGCATTAGTAGGGTGCTGGTGCACCAGGAGGTCCCGGCTGAGGTGGATAACCTCCTCCCATTGGAGCAGCATCCATAGGTATTTGTTGAGGACCAACCTGCACCCCAAAGAGCTGATCGATAGGTATGTCCTCTACAAGTAAATTTGCTTCCGTATCCGCGCTTGCCAAATACTTATTACCCTCTGTCCTAAGCACATAATATAGTAAAAAGGCTGGAATCCCTACTACCAGTCCGCCGGCAGTTGTCACCAATGCCTCTGAGATAGCAGCTGAAAGTGGCCCAAATTCTGAAGCACCTTTTTCGGCCAATACTTTAAATGCCTTGATCATACCAGTTACTGTTCCAAACAGACCAAACATGGGAGC
It encodes:
- a CDS encoding glycosyltransferase; amino-acid sequence: MKIAYFVYRYPTLSQTFIQREVSGLMSQGIQVEIYPLFCLPKFMRKSTPPHGHLVHYGNVLDLVLFPFKFFKEWLRQPALFSYGMRLFFGRKFVGVDAWFHSLLGLVCAINHVDQLRTGGYLLAHGAWATGPATAAAIMGSLSKIPFSFGGHAYDIYRFGGDPFLKDKLSSCAFVHTTTESNERYLKKMTARNDLKVVLARRGLPKLPDANNHRNRQSEVIRLVSVGRLVQKKGQVYQLEACKILKERSISFDLVIIGEGPLRSSLEALREKYQLEDSVHFPGAMKPEEVQSTYAKSHIFIHSGVVDQQGDRDGIPNVIPEALSHQLAVIGSMTDGVLEVIEHEITGLTVDPTQPIQIAEAVDRLANDKELCDLLGANGRAWVEKNFMADKNTQILGQAMLETRSV
- a CDS encoding transcription termination/antitermination NusG family protein, translated to MILPLLEDRKEGDNAQWLCLQSQPKHEMISVACMAKQYGVENFLPKIRFKKLVRSKVVWVTEPLFPRYFFARVTPEMIPMIRSAHGVSSVLRFGGKYAVVDESIICELKHYTVDNEVIEVEDILGEGDQVVVTEGPFHGVSALVKQVMPAKDRVKILIDLLGQKTEVLVKRSALLRDVAHPLAD
- a CDS encoding cyclic nucleotide-binding domain-containing protein, whose translation is MVSEGEVFADLQPVGILSHIKPEHLEALKFYGVFGEFAANEILIKQGEEQKKLYFIVAGKVEVLLDYAGEQISLGFLEKGDCFGELSVFEPGPASASIKVIDTVVLWHLDAFALQDFFDQIPQAASMLMVGMCQILSHRLRLADDVITRKRVLQQNPSIRSEGGPAPIKADKLTQEVKSKGIFKKIFSK
- a CDS encoding biopolymer transporter ExbD, which encodes MAKKAFKPDVEPDIGLQIAPMVNLMFVLLAAFTVAAGEKIVENELGVQVPTNSEKVKTEQKVLNPPVNILIYKDGSVSFNKNPIGEPEDTELASLKDRLKRLVEVDSDQSVVIRPDPDAKHQRVIDVLNACTYAKVKKLSFGG
- a CDS encoding biopolymer transporter ExbD; the encoded protein is MARRASQFEEQEQDPEFQISTMCDVLMCLLIFFVATANMEIMQQVAEVSLPKAVDALDPQKSPGETIINVYNLLGNNTIQIGDAKYEEPEDIKAQLIQSMDIANDLGVDVATYRVLVRASGDVPYRMVRDIMKVCGSVGIINVTFSTQENK